Proteins co-encoded in one Arachis hypogaea cultivar Tifrunner chromosome 11, arahy.Tifrunner.gnm2.J5K5, whole genome shotgun sequence genomic window:
- the LOC112721063 gene encoding uncharacterized protein has protein sequence MGITDILCQALQKQSQDIVNAVQLVHSTKTLIQSMRDDRWEELLKNVKSFCEQHDILIPDLTASYVARHGRSRHQKDHITVEHYFRVEIFLVTIDKQLQELNSRFNDQAMDLLSLSSTLMPKDAYKNFDIAKISTLVDSYYLEDFTEQEKINLPFQLQHFILDVRQHPEMKNLSTIHELCRCLAETKKSKVYYLIDRLIRLILTLLVSTTTTERSFSAMKIIKIRLRNKMEDDFLADSLVIYIEKEIAEKFSSDSIIKDFKSLKT, from the coding sequence ATGGGAATAACTGATATTCTTTGTCAAGCTTTACAAAAGCAGTCTCAAGACATAGTTAATGCTGTGCAACTAGTTCATTCTACAAAAACACTTATCCAAAGCATGAGAGATGACAGATGGGAGGAATTATTAAAAAATGTGAAATCATTTTGTGAGCAACATGATATTCTAATTCCTGATTTAACTGCTTCTTATGTTGCAAGGCACGGACGCTCGCGTCACCAAAAAGATCATATTACAGTTGAGCATTATTTTAGAGTGGAGATATTTTTAGTCACAATTGATAAGCAATTACAAGAGTTAAATAGCAGATTTAATGATCAAGCAATGGATCTACTAAGTCTGAGCTCTACTCTCATGCCTAAGGATGCTTACAAAAATTTTGACATTGCTAAGATTTCTACTCTTGTTGATAGCTACTATCTCGAAGACTTTACTGAACAAGAGAAGATTAATTTGCCTTTTCAGCTTCAGCATTTTATTCTTGATGTTCGTCAGCATCCAGAAATGAAGAATTTATCAACTATTCATGAACTGTGTAGATGTTTAGCAGAAACAAAAAAGTCAAAAGTGTATTACTTGATTGATAGATTGATTCGCCTGATATTAACTCTTCTAGTTTCTACAACTACTACAGAGCGATCATTTTCAgcaatgaaaataataaagataAGGTTAAGAAACAAGATGGAGGACGACTTTCTTGCAGATAGTTTGGTTATTTACATTGAGAAAGAAATTGCTGAAAAGTTTAGTTCTGACTCAATTATTAAAGATTTTAAGTCATTAAAAACTTGA